taataagtaagattcaatactttgatgttgaggaaaaaagatgcacaaatatgcggcagtgtataatcgcacctcattaagtttacttttttttttttttgaacagataattggcggaaaatgcgtagggaattttaattttgtaaagcaaaaaaaaatattttttttttccctgatctgtcgccaccctgtttaaaatgaaatttgaaggaaaaaaaagtcatacatgcagagggaaaaatacaaaacatataGTAATcttctctttatttttcttcattttacaaaaaaatcacttaattttatCTACATTACTTTCCACAGCCCCATACACATATTTACACAACATTACATCAACCCATCAAACAGTTTGGCACATGTCCAGAGACGGCATAATAGGCTGTGTCTCGTTAACGCTAACACTGACAATCATCTTCATCTGCAGGCACTTGATTTTCCAGCTCCCAGTCTCTGGAACCTTCACCAGTCCGAAAGCAATGTCGAAGATCCCAATGCAGTTGGAGTACTGGTGCAGAACGCCACTGACCACCACCTTCACCATTCCGTGCTGCTCCTGTTGGGAAAGGACGCCATTTGGCGCACTGTTGGCATCAAAGTACAACTTGTCGATGAGGACCAGGCTGGAGAGGAAAGCGACGACAGCATTGGAGTTAGACAAGGAGAACTCTTTGACATATGCCGGGGATTTCAACAGTACCCAAAAGACACAGTCTGGCCAGAAATGCTCTGGTCCAAACTGCTTCAGGGAATTTAGGATGTTGA
This window of the Uloborus diversus isolate 005 chromosome 4, Udiv.v.3.1, whole genome shotgun sequence genome carries:
- the LOC129221411 gene encoding uncharacterized protein C3orf38 homolog, with product MLTAQEKCGLTDILSCLSEEDVFSILETVTKRMIKAKNRQEAVEKILFCTETPSDLLRRQKITKKTLLNYLIKVKVPVNPEGGKTSFVRNCLQLWESNETFKESDYDDVDMQDEIPKPSDESIITQMGLEFTKWFFNILNSLKQFGPEHFWPDCVFWVLLKSPAYVKEFSLSNSNAVVAFLSSLVLIDKLYFDANSAPNGVLSQQEQHGMVKVVVSGVLHQYSNCIGIFDIAFGLVKVPETGSWKIKCLQMKMIVSVSVNETQPIMPSLDMCQTV